From the genome of Nakamurella flavida, one region includes:
- a CDS encoding transketolase family protein: protein MSTPTETPPAAPTFDCRKAFAEEIIALAQEDPRIVAVCNDSVGSSNLTGFRDAFPDRLINVGIAEQDLVGVGAGLANGGMIPFVSAAAPFLTGRALEQIKADVAYSATHVLLCGQSPGMAYGELGPTHHSIEDLSWTRAIPGLRVLVPADPQETRAAVRYAVGNPGGYYIRIPRHAVPAVNPEGTGFELGRSVRLAGHSPGGEDVTVIAIGTLVSRALAAAETLRAEGISVRVINMSTVSPLDADAVLAAARETRGIVTAEEAIVSGGLGAAVASLVVQNQPVPMRLLGLTEFAPTGSTDFLLEHFGLTADGIVAAVREVLGHGGA from the coding sequence ATGAGCACCCCCACCGAAACCCCTCCCGCAGCACCCACTTTCGACTGTCGGAAGGCCTTCGCCGAGGAGATCATCGCCCTGGCGCAGGAGGACCCGCGCATCGTCGCGGTCTGCAACGACTCCGTCGGCTCCTCGAACCTCACCGGCTTCCGCGACGCCTTCCCCGATCGCCTGATCAACGTCGGCATCGCCGAGCAGGATCTCGTCGGCGTCGGCGCCGGTCTGGCCAACGGCGGGATGATCCCGTTCGTCAGCGCCGCCGCGCCGTTCCTCACCGGCCGCGCGCTGGAGCAGATCAAGGCCGACGTCGCCTACAGCGCCACGCACGTGCTGCTCTGCGGGCAGAGCCCGGGCATGGCCTACGGCGAGCTCGGCCCCACCCACCACTCCATCGAGGACCTCTCCTGGACGCGGGCCATCCCGGGCCTGCGGGTACTCGTCCCGGCCGACCCGCAGGAGACCCGCGCCGCCGTCCGGTACGCGGTGGGGAACCCCGGCGGCTACTACATCCGCATCCCGCGGCACGCGGTGCCGGCGGTCAATCCCGAGGGCACCGGCTTCGAGCTGGGGCGGTCCGTTCGACTCGCCGGTCACTCCCCCGGGGGTGAGGACGTCACCGTCATCGCCATCGGCACCCTGGTCTCCCGTGCGCTCGCCGCCGCGGAAACCCTGCGCGCCGAGGGCATCTCGGTCCGGGTGATCAACATGTCCACCGTGTCGCCGCTGGACGCCGACGCGGTGCTCGCCGCCGCCCGGGAGACCCGCGGCATCGTCACCGCCGAGGAGGCCATCGTCAGTGGTGGGCTCGGCGCGGCCGTGGCCTCGCTGGTCGTGCAGAACCAGCCGGTCCCCATGCGGCTGCTCGGGCTGACCGAGTTCGCGCCGACCGGCAGCACCGATTTCCTGCTCGAGCACTTCGGGCTCACCGCCGACGGCATCGTGGCCGCGGTCCGCGAGGTCCTCGGACATGGCGGAGCCTGA
- a CDS encoding FGGY family carbohydrate kinase, with the protein MAEPDLILAVDQGTSSSKALLVDHRGAIVSRGSGALGQQTPRPGWVEQSAADIWASIQTAVAGALAGQDPSRIRAVGLSTQRESLLLWDRATGEPVGPLVSWQDQRTAGACRALLATGADDMVRRVSGLPIDPMFSAAKAQWLLDTHDPDRRRSTRGELCLGTVDSWLLFRLGAGHVIEVGNAARTQLMNVRSRTWDPQLLELFGVPAECLPVIAASTGPFTTAGALAGVPAHVPVAAVMGDSHAALFAHGAWAAGQVKATYGTGSSVMGVTDRTTDLAGGLCLTVAWQDGDTPTFAVEGNIRASGATLGWLARAVDSTPARLAALAETADGGGVHLVPAFNGLGAPWWDNEAVGTISGLTLGTGLPQLARAALESIALQVEDVVHAVDDTVAPVPELLADGGASANPFLMQLQADISGRTVRRALDADLSPLGAAHLAGRAVGLWDTTALAALPRAHQDFVPRSTAEERERGRSAWRAALARSRGQSVR; encoded by the coding sequence ATGGCGGAGCCTGACCTGATCCTGGCGGTCGACCAGGGCACCAGCTCCAGCAAGGCGCTCCTGGTCGACCACCGTGGCGCCATCGTGTCCCGGGGCAGCGGTGCCCTGGGACAGCAGACGCCCCGACCGGGCTGGGTCGAGCAGTCCGCCGCGGACATCTGGGCCAGCATCCAGACCGCGGTCGCCGGTGCCCTGGCCGGGCAGGACCCGTCCCGCATCCGGGCCGTCGGGCTGTCCACCCAGCGGGAATCGTTGCTGCTGTGGGATCGCGCCACTGGCGAGCCGGTCGGTCCGCTGGTCAGCTGGCAGGACCAGCGGACCGCCGGGGCGTGCCGCGCCCTGCTCGCCACCGGCGCGGACGACATGGTCCGGCGGGTCAGCGGCCTGCCGATCGACCCGATGTTCTCCGCCGCCAAGGCCCAGTGGCTACTCGACACCCACGACCCCGACCGGCGCCGCAGCACCCGCGGTGAGCTGTGCCTGGGCACCGTGGACAGCTGGCTGCTGTTCCGGCTCGGCGCCGGCCACGTCATCGAGGTCGGCAACGCCGCCCGCACCCAGCTGATGAACGTGCGCAGCCGCACCTGGGACCCCCAGCTGCTGGAGCTGTTCGGCGTCCCCGCCGAGTGCCTGCCGGTGATCGCCGCCTCGACCGGCCCGTTCACCACCGCCGGCGCCCTGGCCGGGGTGCCGGCGCACGTCCCGGTGGCCGCGGTCATGGGTGACTCGCACGCCGCGCTCTTCGCGCACGGGGCGTGGGCGGCCGGTCAGGTCAAGGCCACCTACGGCACCGGCTCCTCGGTCATGGGCGTCACCGACCGCACCACCGACCTGGCCGGCGGGCTGTGTCTCACCGTCGCCTGGCAGGACGGCGACACACCCACCTTCGCCGTGGAGGGCAACATCCGGGCGAGCGGGGCCACCCTGGGCTGGCTCGCCCGTGCGGTCGACTCGACCCCGGCGCGACTCGCCGCACTGGCCGAGACGGCGGACGGCGGCGGGGTCCACCTCGTCCCCGCCTTCAACGGACTCGGGGCCCCCTGGTGGGACAACGAGGCGGTCGGCACGATCAGCGGCCTCACCCTGGGCACCGGCCTGCCCCAGCTGGCCCGGGCCGCCCTGGAGAGCATCGCCCTGCAGGTCGAGGACGTGGTCCACGCGGTCGACGACACCGTCGCCCCGGTACCGGAGCTGCTCGCCGACGGCGGCGCCTCGGCGAACCCGTTCCTCATGCAACTACAGGCCGACATCAGCGGCCGCACCGTGCGGCGGGCCCTGGACGCCGACCTCTCCCCCCTGGGCGCCGCCCACCTGGCCGGCCGCGCCGTGGGCCTGTGGGACACCACGGCGTTGGCCGCCCTCCCCCGTGCGCACCAGGACTTCGTCCCGCGGTCCACGGCCGAGGAGCGCGAGCGGGGCCGGAGTGCCTGGCGCGCCGCCCTGGCCCGCAGCCGGGGGCAGAGCGTCCGGTGA
- a CDS encoding PadR family transcriptional regulator codes for MPAAQDPVLTQLRKGVLEYCVLALLRDAPAYGVEMTARLALHPALFASEGTLYPLLSRLRRQLWVDTFWQESSSGPPRRYYRLTPEGEAALAAFARAWEPFTEDVDAVLKETR; via the coding sequence GTGCCCGCCGCCCAGGACCCCGTCCTCACCCAGTTGCGCAAGGGTGTCCTGGAGTACTGCGTGCTGGCCCTGCTGCGCGACGCCCCCGCGTACGGCGTGGAGATGACGGCCCGGCTGGCGCTGCACCCGGCCCTGTTCGCCAGCGAGGGCACCCTATATCCGCTCCTGTCCCGCCTGCGGCGGCAGCTCTGGGTGGACACCTTCTGGCAGGAATCGAGCTCCGGGCCGCCCCGCCGCTACTACCGACTGACCCCGGAGGGCGAAGCGGCGCTGGCTGCGTTCGCCCGCGCCTGGGAGCCGTTCACCGAAGACGTCGACGCCGTCCTGAAGGAGACCCGATGA
- a CDS encoding HAAS signaling domain-containing protein: MTALLEHPLIAAYLADLDRALAGTDPIERADIVAGVREDLTERLSGGRDPSPDEIRAALGVLGPVDRIAAAATPAPPLTPAPSPAGNPTAGPLLLAGALLGVVLLPTLFPSVAVCLVVLVAALVVRHRRTARHRSLVTAATVVAGLGLLAGAFVLLFLVQASSGPVTTDPVQVGLGLPGVR; this comes from the coding sequence ATGACCGCGCTCCTCGAGCATCCGTTGATCGCGGCCTACCTGGCCGACCTGGATCGAGCCCTGGCCGGGACGGACCCGATCGAACGGGCTGACATCGTCGCCGGGGTCCGGGAGGACCTCACCGAGCGACTGAGCGGGGGACGGGACCCGAGCCCGGACGAGATCCGTGCGGCACTGGGCGTTCTCGGCCCGGTCGACCGGATCGCCGCCGCGGCGACGCCCGCCCCTCCCCTCACCCCGGCGCCGTCCCCGGCCGGCAATCCGACGGCCGGACCCCTGCTGCTGGCTGGGGCACTGCTCGGCGTCGTCCTGCTGCCGACCCTGTTCCCGTCGGTCGCGGTCTGCCTGGTCGTCCTGGTCGCGGCGCTCGTCGTCCGCCACCGACGCACCGCGCGGCACCGCAGCCTGGTCACCGCAGCGACCGTCGTCGCCGGCCTGGGCCTGCTGGCCGGAGCCTTCGTCCTGCTGTTCCTCGTGCAGGCGTCGAGCGGACCGGTCACCACCGATCCGGTCCAGGTCGGCCTGGGGCTGCCCGGGGTGCGCTGA
- a CDS encoding Ig-like domain repeat protein yields the protein MTGDRTITEARHRRRTGRVALAAAVLLAVLTACGPAAPTLRPAAATASSSASETTPSAPASSATTRTAPTTSTSVAPAPAAVTLAVEAVRGADGFFTVQGAATLATGAPAEGTLTVDLDATPLGAQPLAGGRAAFAAPAGLGPGEHVLTARFTPTDAALTAAAETSTPVSIAKAGAAVSGTAVTASGVGTVRYGDTATVRIAVQPSVPTPDLSGPVALLDGETVLAQGTADATGVADLRYLNRADPGAHDYRVTYAGNAAVDPAEGAMTLQSAQTNVDVAISLPETSTKPLPGTDIPVVVSVIGTPDTPTGQVVVTADGTQLLAGPVGPDGTVRTTLPAVSEGTHTIAVTYSGDTRFQPGQGEKTVTATTPPVNPAAGAAAGLQAANPCPASASACVDLSSQQAWLQSNGVITYGPVPITSGRAGYRTGTGTFDVYWLDKNHKSSIFNNAPMPNSVFFDGGIAFHQGSLSDQSHGCIHLSGAASETFFDTLSVGDDVVVWGAPPY from the coding sequence ATGACCGGGGACCGCACCATCACCGAGGCTCGGCACCGCCGACGGACCGGGCGGGTCGCGCTCGCCGCCGCCGTCCTGCTCGCCGTCCTCACCGCCTGCGGTCCCGCCGCCCCGACCCTGCGTCCGGCCGCGGCCACCGCGAGCAGTTCCGCGTCGGAGACCACGCCGTCCGCGCCGGCGAGCTCGGCGACCACCCGGACGGCCCCGACGACCTCGACATCCGTCGCCCCGGCGCCCGCCGCGGTGACCCTGGCCGTCGAGGCGGTCCGGGGCGCCGACGGGTTCTTCACCGTGCAGGGTGCGGCCACGCTGGCCACCGGTGCTCCGGCCGAGGGCACCCTGACCGTCGACCTGGACGCCACTCCGCTGGGTGCGCAGCCCCTCGCCGGCGGCCGCGCCGCCTTCGCCGCACCGGCCGGCCTCGGCCCGGGAGAGCACGTCCTGACCGCTCGGTTCACCCCCACCGACGCCGCCTTGACCGCGGCGGCGGAGACCAGCACGCCGGTGAGCATCGCCAAGGCCGGCGCCGCGGTCTCCGGCACCGCGGTCACCGCTTCCGGGGTGGGGACCGTCCGATACGGCGACACGGCGACCGTCCGGATCGCCGTGCAGCCGAGCGTGCCGACCCCGGACCTCAGCGGACCGGTCGCCCTGCTCGACGGGGAGACCGTGCTCGCCCAGGGCACCGCCGACGCCACCGGCGTCGCCGATCTGCGGTACCTGAACCGGGCCGACCCAGGCGCCCACGACTACCGCGTCACCTACGCGGGCAATGCCGCGGTCGACCCGGCGGAGGGGGCGATGACCCTGCAGTCCGCGCAGACGAACGTCGACGTGGCCATCTCGCTGCCGGAGACGTCCACGAAACCCCTGCCCGGCACGGACATCCCCGTCGTCGTCTCGGTGATCGGCACCCCGGACACCCCGACCGGTCAGGTCGTGGTGACCGCCGACGGGACGCAACTCCTGGCCGGTCCGGTCGGCCCGGACGGCACCGTCCGCACCACCCTGCCCGCGGTGTCCGAGGGGACGCACACCATCGCGGTCACCTACTCCGGGGACACCCGCTTCCAGCCGGGACAGGGCGAGAAGACCGTCACCGCGACGACTCCGCCGGTCAATCCGGCCGCCGGTGCCGCCGCCGGCCTGCAGGCCGCGAACCCGTGCCCCGCGTCGGCATCCGCCTGTGTCGACCTGAGCTCCCAGCAGGCCTGGCTGCAGAGCAACGGCGTCATCACCTACGGGCCCGTCCCCATCACCTCCGGCCGCGCCGGGTACCGCACCGGCACCGGGACGTTCGACGTGTACTGGCTGGACAAGAACCACAAGTCCAGCATCTTCAACAACGCTCCGATGCCGAACTCCGTGTTCTTCGACGGCGGGATCGCCTTCCACCAGGGCAGTCTCAGTGACCAGTCGCACGGCTGTATCCACCTGTCGGGCGCGGCCTCGGAGACGTTCTTCGACACGCTTTCCGTCGGTGACGACGTGGTCGTCTGGGGCGCCCCGCCGTACTGA
- a CDS encoding TetR/AcrR family transcriptional regulator encodes MPRQDRAPRVRLDPAERRAAILVAARHTFLASGYPRATVAAIAETAGASEALVYRYFPGKAELYTAVVRAALDDLAADRSRALAALPPGSSARDAVRAAVLVLLDHLERRTGAGVPLVDTAGEPPAVVALRRDAWAELVEVVREQLRPGEGSRHDWALRGWVGFVEAVGARWQAAGCPPDERWPLLDAALGALEGALGDWAA; translated from the coding sequence ATGCCCCGCCAGGACCGCGCCCCCCGGGTACGCCTCGACCCCGCCGAGCGGCGCGCGGCCATCCTGGTCGCCGCCCGCCACACCTTCCTCGCGTCCGGGTATCCCCGCGCGACGGTCGCCGCGATCGCCGAGACCGCCGGGGCGTCCGAGGCGTTGGTCTACCGGTACTTCCCCGGGAAGGCGGAGCTCTACACCGCGGTGGTCCGCGCGGCCCTGGACGACCTGGCGGCCGATCGATCCCGCGCCCTGGCCGCGCTGCCCCCGGGCAGCTCCGCCCGCGACGCCGTGCGCGCCGCCGTGCTCGTCCTGCTGGACCACCTCGAGCGGCGCACCGGGGCCGGGGTGCCGCTGGTGGACACGGCGGGGGAGCCACCGGCCGTGGTCGCGCTCCGCCGGGACGCCTGGGCCGAGCTGGTGGAGGTGGTACGCGAGCAGCTCCGCCCGGGCGAGGGGAGTCGACACGACTGGGCGCTCCGGGGCTGGGTCGGGTTCGTCGAGGCCGTCGGCGCGCGATGGCAGGCCGCCGGCTGCCCACCGGACGAACGATGGCCGTTGCTCGACGCCGCCCTCGGTGCGCTGGAGGGTGCGCTCGGCGACTGGGCCGCCTGA
- a CDS encoding alpha-amylase family protein has product MRFQDAILWQVYPLGFCGAPIREAATPAPRLRRLLNWLDHAVELGTSGLLLGPVFASSTHGYDSLDQFAVDPRLGTEQDLADLVEACHDRGLVVVLDGVFNHVGRDHPRFRQALLDGPDGPDADLFAVDWAAEGGPHAAVFEGHDALVALNHSSAAAREYVRSVMEYWLERGIDGWRLDAAYTVDPTFWAAVLPAVRERHPDAWFVGEVIHGDYADFVRRSGVDTVTQYELWSSVGNAIASRNFFELDWTLQRHNAFLADFVPATFIGNHDVTRIASTVGEDRAVLALAVLMTVGGIPTVYAGDEFGYTGVKEEREGGDDAVRPEFPDTPGDVAPWGASVLQAHRQLIALRRRYRWLVTATTTAEELTNTRYRYRVRAAGGSDELLVELDIGDRPSGRILAGDRVEWSTAG; this is encoded by the coding sequence GTGCGTTTCCAGGACGCGATCCTCTGGCAGGTCTATCCGCTGGGCTTCTGCGGCGCCCCGATCCGGGAAGCGGCGACGCCCGCCCCGCGGCTGCGCCGCCTGCTGAACTGGCTCGATCACGCCGTCGAGCTCGGCACCTCCGGTCTGCTGCTCGGCCCGGTCTTCGCCTCCAGCACCCACGGGTACGACAGCCTCGACCAGTTCGCCGTCGACCCCCGCCTGGGCACCGAGCAGGATCTGGCCGATCTCGTCGAGGCGTGCCACGACCGCGGCCTGGTCGTGGTGCTGGACGGGGTGTTCAACCACGTCGGGCGGGATCACCCCCGGTTCCGCCAAGCCCTGCTCGACGGACCGGACGGTCCCGACGCCGACCTGTTCGCGGTCGACTGGGCCGCGGAGGGCGGTCCGCACGCCGCCGTGTTCGAGGGCCACGACGCCCTGGTCGCGCTGAACCACTCCTCCGCCGCGGCGCGGGAGTACGTCCGGTCGGTGATGGAGTACTGGCTGGAGCGCGGCATCGACGGATGGCGGCTGGACGCGGCCTACACCGTGGACCCGACGTTCTGGGCGGCCGTCCTGCCCGCCGTCCGCGAGCGGCACCCGGATGCCTGGTTCGTCGGGGAGGTCATCCACGGTGACTACGCCGACTTCGTCCGGCGGTCCGGAGTCGACACCGTCACCCAGTACGAGCTGTGGAGCTCGGTCGGGAACGCCATCGCATCGCGGAACTTCTTCGAGCTGGACTGGACCCTGCAGCGGCACAACGCCTTTCTGGCCGACTTCGTCCCGGCGACGTTCATCGGCAACCACGACGTCACCCGGATCGCCAGCACCGTCGGCGAGGACCGCGCCGTCCTCGCGCTGGCCGTGCTGATGACCGTGGGCGGCATCCCCACCGTGTACGCCGGTGACGAGTTCGGCTACACCGGTGTGAAGGAGGAACGGGAGGGCGGCGACGACGCCGTCCGCCCCGAGTTCCCCGACACCCCCGGCGATGTCGCACCGTGGGGGGCATCCGTCCTGCAGGCGCACCGTCAGCTCATCGCCCTGCGCCGCCGGTACCGGTGGCTCGTCACCGCGACCACCACCGCCGAGGAGCTGACCAACACCCGCTACCGCTACCGGGTGCGGGCGGCCGGGGGTTCCGACGAGCTGCTGGTCGAGCTGGACATCGGCGATCGACCGTCCGGGCGGATCCTGGCCGGCGACCGGGTCGAATGGTCCACCGCCGGGTGA
- a CDS encoding RNA polymerase sigma factor produces MRRTAVNLLNDRLRRSALVSEVPTEHLPETATTSDAYGQVEQRMDLEQALALLDATARQIVVLRYLEDLPVKEISALLNRPAGTVRRISADALRRLAPQLQDHSRGELR; encoded by the coding sequence CTGCGGCGCACGGCGGTCAACCTGCTCAACGACCGACTCCGCCGGTCCGCGCTCGTCAGCGAGGTGCCCACCGAGCATCTGCCGGAGACCGCGACGACCTCCGACGCGTACGGACAGGTCGAGCAGCGGATGGACCTGGAGCAGGCCCTGGCGCTGCTCGACGCCACGGCCCGGCAGATCGTGGTGCTCCGCTACCTGGAGGACCTCCCCGTGAAGGAGATCTCCGCCCTCCTGAACCGCCCCGCCGGCACCGTCCGGCGCATCAGTGCCGACGCCCTGCGGCGTCTGGCCCCCCAGCTGCAGGACCACTCCCGAGGTGAACTCCGATGA
- a CDS encoding ABC transporter permease, whose product MDTVRLGLALAVLLVVLVAIGAVITRAAGLGPWRQPVTASVRAVLQLAGISLIIAVVLRSLVLTALFLLLMVVAAAGTSARRVTGSLRPGSWWTALPIAAGAIPTVLIIAVSGAVPLAPVAVLPTAGILIGGAMTATSLAGRRVVDELDAHRGAYEAALSIGLSRREAVSLVARPAAATALVPGLDQTRTVGLVTLPGAFVGVLLAGASPWQAGATQLLVLVALVVVQVVAVAVTVELFSAGLLPAADGPLPE is encoded by the coding sequence ATGGACACCGTGCGCCTGGGCCTGGCTCTCGCGGTGCTCCTGGTCGTCCTGGTCGCGATCGGGGCGGTGATCACCCGGGCGGCCGGGCTGGGGCCGTGGCGGCAACCGGTGACGGCGTCGGTGCGCGCGGTGCTGCAACTGGCCGGCATCTCGCTGATCATCGCGGTCGTCCTGCGGTCGCTGGTGCTGACCGCGCTGTTCCTGCTGCTGATGGTGGTCGCCGCGGCGGGGACGAGCGCGCGGCGGGTCACCGGGTCGCTCCGGCCGGGCTCGTGGTGGACGGCTCTACCCATCGCCGCCGGGGCGATCCCGACCGTGCTGATCATCGCGGTCAGCGGGGCGGTGCCGCTCGCGCCGGTCGCCGTCCTGCCCACTGCAGGCATCCTCATCGGCGGCGCGATGACGGCCACGTCGCTGGCCGGCCGCCGGGTGGTGGACGAGCTGGACGCGCACCGCGGCGCCTACGAGGCTGCCCTGTCCATCGGGCTGTCCCGGCGGGAGGCGGTCTCCCTGGTCGCCCGACCGGCCGCCGCCACCGCCCTGGTGCCGGGCCTGGACCAGACCCGCACCGTCGGACTGGTGACCCTGCCGGGCGCATTCGTCGGCGTCCTGCTGGCCGGGGCCTCGCCGTGGCAGGCCGGCGCGACGCAGCTGCTCGTGCTGGTCGCGCTGGTGGTGGTGCAGGTCGTCGCGGTGGCCGTCACCGTCGAGCTGTTCTCCGCCGGTCTCCTCCCCGCCGCCGACGGCCCGCTGCCGGAATGA
- the der gene encoding ribosome biogenesis GTPase Der translates to MGTWSDESEFAAWEDGLDGDGAFEPTVPTPTLAVVGRPNVGKSSLVNRIIGRREAVVQDIPGVTRDRVSYEALWGGRKFTVVDTGGWEPDAKGLQGDVAAQAERAMLTTDAVMMVVDASVGATATDEAMAKVLRRSKRPVILAANKVDDERVVGDVASLWTLGLGEPHPVSALHGRGSGDLLDAMLAALPATPSEFSGGGNIGPRRVALLGKPNVGKSSLLNKLAGDSRSVVNAMAGTTIDPVDSLVEIDGEVWRFVDTAGLRRRVHQAKGMEFYASLRTQTALESAEVAIVLIDSSEPLTEQDQRVITMVIESGRALVIALNKADLVDAERREDSNRELERDLVRVQWAQRINISALTGRATHRLAPALRTALESWDRRIPTGRLNGWLAELIQGTPPPVRGGKQPRVLFATQAANRPPTFVLFTTGFLEAGYRRFIERRLREDFAFTGSPVRVNVRVREKRSGRK, encoded by the coding sequence ATCGGCACCTGGTCCGACGAGTCGGAGTTCGCGGCCTGGGAGGACGGGCTGGACGGTGACGGCGCGTTCGAGCCGACCGTCCCGACACCGACCCTGGCCGTCGTCGGTCGACCCAACGTCGGCAAGTCCTCGCTGGTCAACCGCATCATCGGCCGCCGCGAGGCCGTCGTGCAGGACATCCCCGGGGTGACCCGCGACCGGGTGTCCTACGAGGCGCTCTGGGGTGGGCGCAAGTTCACCGTGGTCGACACCGGTGGGTGGGAGCCCGACGCCAAGGGCCTCCAGGGTGACGTGGCCGCGCAGGCCGAGCGCGCCATGCTGACCACCGACGCCGTGATGATGGTCGTCGACGCCTCCGTCGGGGCGACCGCCACCGACGAGGCCATGGCCAAGGTGCTGCGCCGCTCGAAGCGCCCGGTCATCCTCGCCGCCAACAAGGTCGACGACGAGCGCGTCGTCGGTGACGTGGCCTCGCTGTGGACCCTCGGACTGGGGGAGCCGCACCCGGTCTCGGCGTTGCACGGCCGCGGTTCCGGCGACCTGCTGGACGCGATGCTGGCCGCGTTGCCGGCCACCCCGTCGGAGTTCTCCGGGGGCGGCAACATCGGCCCGCGACGCGTGGCCCTGCTCGGCAAGCCCAACGTGGGCAAGTCCTCGCTGCTGAACAAGCTGGCCGGCGATTCCCGCTCGGTGGTCAACGCGATGGCCGGCACCACCATCGACCCGGTCGACTCCCTGGTCGAGATCGACGGCGAGGTCTGGCGTTTCGTGGACACCGCGGGTCTGCGCCGCCGGGTGCACCAGGCCAAGGGCATGGAGTTCTACGCCTCGCTGCGGACGCAGACGGCGCTGGAGTCGGCCGAGGTGGCCATCGTGCTCATCGATTCGTCCGAGCCGCTGACCGAGCAGGACCAGCGGGTCATCACCATGGTCATCGAGTCGGGCCGGGCGCTGGTCATCGCGCTGAACAAGGCGGACCTGGTCGACGCCGAGCGCCGGGAGGACTCCAACCGCGAGCTCGAGCGGGACCTGGTGCGGGTGCAGTGGGCCCAGCGCATCAACATCTCGGCGCTGACCGGGCGGGCCACCCACCGGCTGGCCCCGGCCCTGCGGACCGCGCTGGAGTCGTGGGACCGGCGCATCCCGACCGGTCGCCTGAACGGCTGGCTGGCCGAGCTCATCCAGGGCACCCCGCCGCCCGTACGCGGCGGCAAGCAGCCTCGCGTGCTGTTCGCGACGCAGGCGGCGAACCGGCCGCCGACGTTCGTGCTGTTCACCACCGGGTTCCTGGAGGCGGGCTACCGCCGCTTCATCGAGCGACGCCTGCGCGAGGACTTCGCGTTCACCGGGTCGCCGGTGCGGGTGAACGTGCGCGTGCGGGAGAAGCGGTCGGGCCGGAAGTGA
- a CDS encoding lysophospholipid acyltransferase family protein, whose translation MRFLNLEGRGDPVPQHSSPRGMDRGRRIGIALGAALYRLHVRGRDRVPATGPLVMVANHTNFMDGPVLFGAFPRRLSFLVKAEAVTGPLGWLLKHVGQYALVRDKPDRIPLLASLAQLQAGGAIGVFPEGTRGQGDVATVFAGAGWLAARSGATIVPVAVRGVSRPSGVRRRFRPRVEVLVGQPFAVEQGASRTAVAAATDGIREHLAALVRTLDEDLAAGSVDRRH comes from the coding sequence ATGAGGTTCCTGAACCTGGAGGGCCGGGGTGACCCGGTTCCCCAGCACTCCTCACCCCGGGGCATGGACCGCGGCCGGCGCATCGGCATCGCGCTGGGCGCCGCCCTGTACCGGCTGCACGTCCGCGGCCGGGATCGGGTCCCCGCCACCGGCCCGCTGGTCATGGTGGCCAACCACACGAACTTCATGGACGGCCCGGTGCTGTTCGGGGCGTTCCCTCGACGGCTGTCGTTCCTGGTCAAGGCCGAGGCGGTGACCGGCCCACTGGGGTGGTTGCTCAAGCACGTCGGCCAGTACGCCCTGGTCCGGGACAAGCCCGACCGCATCCCGCTGCTGGCTTCGCTGGCCCAGCTCCAGGCGGGCGGGGCGATCGGTGTGTTCCCCGAGGGCACCCGCGGCCAGGGTGACGTGGCCACGGTGTTCGCCGGCGCGGGCTGGCTCGCCGCCCGGTCGGGCGCGACGATCGTGCCGGTGGCCGTCCGCGGGGTGTCCCGGCCGTCCGGCGTCCGGCGCCGGTTCCGCCCCCGCGTGGAGGTGCTCGTCGGCCAGCCGTTCGCGGTGGAGCAGGGCGCCAGCCGCACCGCGGTCGCCGCGGCCACCGACGGCATCCGCGAGCACCTGGCCGCGCTGGTCCGCACGCTGGACGAGGATCTGGCCGCCGGATCGGTGGACCGCCGGCACTGA
- the cmk gene encoding (d)CMP kinase: MSAAPTPAGTFVIAIDGPSGTGKSTVSRRVATELQAGYLDTGALYRIAALAVLRAGLDPQDTDAVADLITALRLDPPTDPDHQRHHLDGEDVSEQIRGPEVTLAVTPVSANPVVRQHLFTVQRTLAMSGRMVVEGRDIGTVIAPDATVKIYLTADAAERARRRFDQNAARAVHAGAPAGQAGPGLADVERDLARRDTMDSTRSHAPLQAAPDAVVLDSSSMQLRETVRAVLTLAAERGIS; encoded by the coding sequence GTGAGTGCGGCCCCCACCCCGGCGGGGACGTTCGTCATCGCCATCGACGGGCCGTCCGGCACCGGGAAGTCGACCGTCTCGCGGCGAGTGGCCACCGAGCTGCAGGCCGGGTACCTGGACACCGGTGCGCTGTACCGGATCGCCGCCCTGGCCGTGCTGCGGGCCGGGCTCGACCCGCAGGACACGGACGCGGTCGCCGACCTGATCACGGCGTTGCGCCTGGACCCGCCGACCGATCCCGACCACCAGCGTCATCATCTGGACGGCGAGGACGTCAGCGAGCAGATCCGCGGCCCCGAGGTCACCCTCGCGGTCACCCCGGTGTCGGCCAACCCGGTGGTGCGCCAGCACCTGTTCACGGTGCAGCGCACCCTGGCCATGTCCGGACGGATGGTGGTGGAGGGGCGCGACATCGGCACCGTCATCGCCCCCGATGCGACCGTGAAGATCTACCTGACCGCGGACGCCGCCGAACGGGCTCGTCGACGCTTCGACCAGAACGCGGCCCGCGCCGTGCACGCCGGGGCCCCGGCCGGTCAGGCCGGCCCCGGTCTGGCCGACGTGGAGCGCGACCTGGCCCGCCGGGACACGATGGACAGCACCCGCTCGCACGCTCCGCTGCAGGCCGCGCCGGACGCGGTGGTGCTCGATTCGTCGTCCATGCAACTGCGGGAGACCGTTCGTGCGGTGCTGACCCTCGCGGCCGAACGGGGCATCTCGTGA